From Palaemon carinicauda isolate YSFRI2023 chromosome 29, ASM3689809v2, whole genome shotgun sequence, one genomic window encodes:
- the LOC137622739 gene encoding uncharacterized protein produces the protein MASSSPALIRIASIYEFKKKKKKKKKKEGFVTEIWEKKKKKKKKKKKKKKKKKKKKKKKGFVTEIWKKKKKKKKKKGFVTEIWKKKKKKKKKKGFVTEIWKKKKKKKKKKKGFVTEIWKKKKKKKKK, from the exons ATGGCTTCATCTTCTCCAGCCTTGATCCGTATAGCTTCCATATATGAATTT aagaagaagaagaagaagaagaagaagaaggaaggatTTGTTACTGAAatatgggagaagaagaagaagaagaagaagaagaagaagaagaagaagaagaagaagaagaagaagaagaagaagaaaggattcGTTACTGaaatatggaagaagaagaagaagaagaagaagaagaaaggattcGTTACTGaaatatggaagaagaagaagaagaagaagaagaagaaaggattcGTTACTGaaatatggaagaagaagaagaagaagaagaagaagaagaaaggattcGTTACTGaaatatggaagaagaagaagaagaagaagaagaaatga